In Bythopirellula goksoeyrii, a single window of DNA contains:
- a CDS encoding golvesin C-terminal-like domain-containing protein, which yields MNLSSLKLFSKSFSTSLSRQKASKKKRDKQLRYEPLEPRLALAAAGLVDVGAQPEGALSGKIVYTSGGHGITWNGSSWGFQRPLLLNMIEDLGNQDQMTFFADYAFNAGATVVPLRPVGHQPNEIILDNDDAEVTFSGAWSDSSAGIYFGDPGDVPYRFASTSATETAVATYRPNVTEEGFYPVYAWTRAGTDRASDQLYRVNHSGGSTEVTINHRMVGTGIIYLGTYHFEAGTAGSVEISNRSDDPGRVVIADMIRFGNGVGDLSFGGGVSGRDRVDELSLYWLQWHTEHSQGVPSSAHGTSHVSAPARYAAYMNQSGEGSLSDRVYVGYHSNAGGGSARGVLGLYNGNNTPSSATPNQFLLANLLGREINDDLVDQDGQFEHDFFDRTVVTLDRSDIEFGEINNSVIGGEFDATIVEVAFHDNQLDAELMRDADFRAAAARATVQGLVRYFNSVDGGATTIIMAPGKATGLRAETVGSGSVTVSWDAPSANTYNGDAATGYMVYGSTNGYGFDGGTFVAGGGTTTHTFNGLDLDEGPYYFKVVPVNAGGAAPDSEVVAANPNVGPKDVLIINGFDRLSRQQNPVLFGAQRVRPRDSNSYDYVVQVASAIEANSPGLVVDTTSNEALIAGNVQLADYAAVFWILGEESTDDHTFDPSEQSLVSNYLASGGQLFVSGSEIAWDLDSQNNGQAFFNNSLRANYLSDDANSYNVQGAAGSIFEGLSFSFDNGSQFYNVDFPDVIAPQGGATTALTYVGGSGGGAGIQYDSGGATKVVNVAFPFETITSESLRNDFMGRVLDFFNFDVELSDLEQILDNDDGPAVYSEAGSWTTSTSPGFNGGTYRFGVTGNPSAATWKFYAPFAGSGEIFVQYAAGSNRADNAVYHIDTGNGIEDVSINQKANDATWVSLGNYSFTAGSHEITLDAQASSGGSVVIADVVRVFIPVPSTETADFDEDGDIDGRDFLAWQRGFGKVSPVLADGDANGDDSVDGIDLGIWQDQYGTVPVVASLSSSLMVDQSTTISVAPVSYETDGEFTALAGIAQVSLPVQEVLQPTFASARGQAVDSVIDQNQPSEFVPLRNTSHDSLYSQLAKSSWQEVEEDEQALELAFEQLGSEFGHF from the coding sequence ATGAATCTTAGCTCGCTAAAATTATTCTCCAAGAGTTTTTCAACATCACTTAGCCGGCAGAAGGCAAGTAAGAAAAAACGTGACAAGCAGCTTCGCTACGAGCCGTTAGAACCTCGTTTGGCACTTGCCGCGGCAGGTTTGGTCGATGTAGGTGCGCAGCCAGAGGGGGCGCTTTCGGGGAAAATCGTTTACACGAGCGGTGGGCACGGAATCACTTGGAACGGTTCTAGTTGGGGTTTTCAGCGACCTCTCTTGTTGAACATGATCGAAGACCTGGGGAACCAGGATCAGATGACGTTTTTCGCTGACTATGCCTTCAATGCCGGGGCGACCGTCGTGCCGCTGCGTCCTGTCGGACACCAACCCAACGAGATCATCTTGGACAATGATGATGCCGAAGTGACCTTTTCCGGTGCGTGGAGCGACAGTAGCGCGGGTATCTATTTTGGAGACCCTGGCGACGTGCCCTATCGGTTCGCGAGTACCTCGGCTACCGAAACCGCAGTGGCAACCTATCGACCCAATGTCACCGAAGAGGGCTTCTATCCAGTTTATGCTTGGACCCGTGCCGGTACGGACCGGGCCTCGGATCAACTCTATCGAGTGAATCATTCGGGAGGAAGTACCGAAGTCACGATCAATCACCGCATGGTCGGAACAGGAATCATTTATCTGGGAACTTATCATTTCGAGGCGGGTACTGCTGGCTCCGTAGAAATTAGCAACCGCTCTGACGACCCAGGGCGTGTCGTGATTGCAGATATGATCCGTTTTGGGAACGGTGTAGGAGATTTGAGTTTTGGCGGTGGAGTATCTGGCCGCGATCGGGTCGATGAATTATCGCTGTACTGGCTGCAATGGCACACCGAACATTCCCAGGGCGTGCCTAGTTCCGCTCACGGTACCTCTCACGTCAGCGCGCCGGCGCGATACGCTGCGTATATGAATCAATCTGGCGAAGGTTCTCTCTCCGATCGCGTCTATGTCGGTTATCACTCCAATGCTGGGGGTGGCAGTGCTCGTGGAGTGCTGGGGCTTTATAACGGGAACAACACTCCAAGCTCAGCAACTCCGAACCAATTCTTGCTTGCCAATCTATTAGGAAGAGAAATCAACGACGATCTGGTCGATCAAGACGGACAGTTTGAGCATGATTTCTTTGATCGTACGGTTGTTACCTTGGATCGCAGCGATATTGAGTTTGGGGAAATCAACAATTCTGTTATCGGGGGCGAATTCGATGCGACGATTGTGGAAGTGGCCTTCCACGACAACCAGCTCGATGCCGAGTTGATGCGAGATGCAGACTTTCGAGCCGCCGCTGCTCGAGCCACGGTGCAAGGGCTGGTCAGGTATTTCAATTCTGTTGATGGCGGAGCGACTACGATCATTATGGCGCCCGGTAAAGCGACTGGATTGCGAGCCGAGACTGTTGGCAGCGGTAGCGTGACCGTTTCGTGGGATGCTCCTTCGGCGAACACCTACAATGGTGATGCAGCGACTGGATACATGGTCTACGGTTCGACCAACGGGTATGGATTTGATGGTGGGACATTCGTGGCCGGTGGGGGGACAACGACACACACATTCAATGGACTGGATTTGGATGAAGGACCTTATTATTTCAAAGTCGTCCCCGTCAATGCAGGGGGAGCAGCACCTGACTCAGAAGTCGTGGCGGCGAATCCTAATGTCGGTCCGAAGGACGTTTTGATCATCAATGGATTTGATAGGCTCAGTCGCCAGCAGAACCCGGTGCTATTCGGTGCCCAACGGGTTCGTCCACGGGATAGCAATTCCTATGATTACGTCGTGCAAGTCGCCTCGGCGATTGAAGCCAATTCACCGGGATTAGTGGTTGACACCACATCCAACGAAGCCCTGATCGCAGGCAATGTTCAACTTGCCGACTATGCAGCCGTCTTCTGGATCCTTGGCGAGGAATCGACGGATGATCATACCTTTGATCCGTCCGAGCAGTCGCTGGTGTCTAACTACCTTGCCAGTGGTGGACAGTTGTTCGTCTCGGGGAGTGAAATTGCCTGGGATCTGGATAGTCAGAACAATGGCCAAGCGTTTTTCAATAACAGCCTGCGGGCCAACTACCTTTCAGACGATGCCAATAGCTACAACGTACAAGGGGCTGCAGGTTCGATTTTTGAGGGGCTTTCTTTCTCCTTCGACAATGGTAGCCAATTCTATAATGTTGATTTTCCCGACGTGATCGCTCCCCAGGGAGGAGCGACTACGGCGCTGACCTACGTGGGAGGCAGCGGGGGTGGGGCGGGAATTCAATACGACAGTGGTGGTGCCACGAAAGTCGTGAATGTAGCGTTTCCATTTGAAACGATCACCAGTGAGTCCTTGCGAAACGACTTCATGGGCCGCGTGCTCGACTTCTTCAATTTTGATGTCGAACTGTCTGACTTGGAACAGATTCTCGACAACGACGATGGTCCAGCTGTTTACTCGGAGGCCGGCTCTTGGACCACGTCCACAAGTCCCGGATTCAATGGAGGCACCTACCGATTTGGCGTTACCGGAAATCCATCTGCCGCAACATGGAAATTTTATGCTCCCTTCGCGGGCAGTGGAGAAATATTCGTCCAATACGCTGCCGGATCGAATCGCGCGGATAATGCTGTTTATCACATCGACACGGGCAACGGCATCGAGGATGTCAGTATCAATCAAAAAGCGAACGACGCTACTTGGGTTTCGCTCGGTAATTATTCCTTTACGGCAGGGTCCCACGAAATAACCCTCGATGCCCAAGCGAGCTCGGGTGGATCGGTTGTGATTGCCGATGTGGTGCGTGTTTTCATACCCGTGCCTTCGACTGAAACTGCAGATTTCGACGAAGATGGCGATATTGATGGCCGCGATTTTCTCGCCTGGCAGCGTGGTTTTGGTAAGGTCAGTCCTGTACTCGCCGACGGTGACGCAAACGGAGACGACAGTGTCGACGGAATAGACCTCGGAATCTGGCAAGATCAATACGGCACAGTTCCAGTTGTCGCCTCACTTAGCAGTTCACTTATGGTTGACCAGTCAACAACGATTTCCGTTGCTCCTGTCTCCTATGAAACGGATGGTGAATTTACCGCTTTGGCCGGAATAGCGCAGGTCTCGCTACCTGTTCAAGAAGTTCTCCAGCCAACATTTGCCTCAGCGCGAGGTCAGGCAGTTGATTCGGTGATCGATCAAAACCAACCCAGTGAATTTGTGCCACTAAGGAATACTTCACACGACTCGCTTTATTCACAACTGGCCAAGAGTTCATGGCAAGAAGTGGAAGAAGACGAACAAGCTCTCGAATTGGCCTTTGAGCAGTTGGGCAGTGAATTTGGCCATTTTTAA
- the ggt gene encoding gamma-glutamyltransferase, protein MKLGLQLLGLLSLTVLFSSMHASAAKAEECVVASVNPLATQAGLNAFAEGGNAVDAAIATALTLGVVDNHNSGLGGGCFILIRKPDGSLVAIDGREKAPAAATRDMYVRDGVAQPELSTTGPLAVGVPGALAAYSLATEKCGQLSLPQLLLPAAEIAAEGFALDRVYTRKLAATAATLARVNGSKCSLLKPDETPYAEGEILRQPDLANSYRQIAEHGMDWFYRGEFAKQVGQWMADNGGILTAADFADYESKQREPLVTTYRDWQIVGFPPPSSGGVHVAQMLNILENFNLAQEFKNDPVRASHLIVEAMKLAFVDRAYWLGDADFVDVPRGLIDKDYAKTLAERIDPNKATPVPLHGDPPRASENLFGKHTTHIASADSLGYWVAITATVNTTFGSKVIVPGTGIVLNNEMDDFSSQPGVPNAFGLIGAENNSIAPGKRPLSSMSPTIVLDSDGEPVLTVGAAGGPKIITQVLQTIIRKLDLNEDLADAVAAPRIHHQWYPDSVLAENSLPKEIIEGLKKHGHQIEGTSSSGVTQAVALDANGKLIGVHDPRVPGKAGSVTR, encoded by the coding sequence ATGAAACTTGGGTTACAACTCTTGGGCCTGTTGTCGCTAACAGTCCTATTCAGTTCAATGCATGCTTCTGCTGCTAAGGCCGAAGAATGTGTGGTGGCTTCGGTCAATCCCCTCGCCACCCAAGCTGGACTGAACGCATTTGCCGAGGGTGGCAATGCCGTCGATGCCGCTATCGCGACCGCTCTGACCTTGGGAGTGGTGGACAACCACAATTCAGGTTTAGGCGGCGGATGCTTTATCCTCATTCGTAAGCCCGATGGTTCGCTCGTCGCCATCGACGGTCGCGAGAAAGCACCCGCGGCGGCAACCCGCGACATGTATGTCCGCGATGGTGTGGCACAACCCGAGCTGAGTACCACGGGACCTTTAGCCGTGGGCGTGCCCGGCGCTCTGGCGGCATACTCCCTGGCGACGGAAAAATGCGGCCAACTTTCCCTTCCCCAACTCCTGCTGCCCGCGGCAGAAATCGCCGCTGAAGGTTTTGCTCTCGATCGAGTCTACACGCGCAAATTAGCGGCCACCGCAGCAACTTTGGCACGTGTCAATGGCAGCAAATGCTCACTACTCAAGCCAGATGAAACCCCCTATGCCGAGGGTGAAATCCTTCGCCAGCCTGACCTGGCGAATTCCTATCGCCAGATCGCTGAGCATGGCATGGATTGGTTTTATCGAGGCGAGTTTGCCAAACAGGTGGGACAGTGGATGGCCGACAACGGTGGCATCCTGACCGCGGCCGATTTTGCTGACTACGAATCGAAGCAGCGCGAACCTTTGGTTACCACCTATCGCGATTGGCAGATCGTCGGATTCCCCCCGCCAAGTTCCGGCGGAGTGCATGTGGCCCAGATGCTTAACATCCTAGAGAACTTCAACCTCGCCCAAGAGTTTAAGAACGATCCCGTCCGTGCCTCGCACCTCATTGTTGAAGCAATGAAACTCGCCTTCGTCGACCGCGCTTACTGGCTGGGTGACGCCGATTTCGTCGACGTGCCTCGTGGATTGATCGATAAGGATTATGCCAAGACCCTTGCCGAACGAATCGATCCGAATAAAGCCACCCCCGTCCCGCTCCATGGCGATCCTCCCCGCGCGTCAGAAAACCTTTTTGGCAAACATACGACTCACATCGCCTCCGCGGATTCATTAGGTTATTGGGTTGCAATAACCGCAACAGTCAACACGACCTTCGGTTCCAAAGTAATCGTCCCGGGTACCGGAATCGTGCTGAACAATGAAATGGACGATTTCTCCAGCCAACCGGGCGTACCCAACGCGTTCGGCCTGATCGGAGCCGAGAACAACTCGATCGCCCCAGGCAAACGCCCCTTGTCCAGTATGAGCCCCACGATCGTACTCGATTCCGACGGCGAACCAGTTCTCACCGTTGGTGCAGCCGGTGGCCCTAAAATCATCACCCAAGTCCTGCAGACGATCATTCGCAAACTCGATCTGAACGAAGACTTGGCCGACGCTGTAGCGGCCCCCCGAATTCACCACCAGTGGTATCCGGATAGCGTGCTCGCCGAAAACTCGCTCCCCAAAGAGATCATCGAAGGCCTCAAGAAGCACGGCCACCAGATAGAAGGCACAAGCTCGAGCGGCGTAACCCAAGCCGTGGCCCTGGACGCAAACGGAAAACTAATAGGCGTACACGACCCTCGCGTACCAGGAAAGGCCGGGTCTGTTACCCGCTAA
- a CDS encoding transposase: MVDNSSFHLPPPSGFRGLHPDLPIQRYERHLPHWRQAGATYFVTFRLADSLPQSNLHLLKQLRSDWERTHPPPRSEKDWTEYAREVTTSVEHWLDEGYGVCHFRNKRWCEELRSRLHHFQDQRYQLSCWAILPNHCHAILRPFEGYSLEDLVGSLKGVAARNINSVLGLSGQLWQEESFDRILRDEEHLWRVVQYIGANPRKAGLENENAWRRWIHPDWEAAGWGFQDS; encoded by the coding sequence ATGGTCGATAATTCTTCTTTTCATCTTCCCCCACCGTCTGGGTTTCGGGGATTGCATCCTGATCTACCGATTCAACGGTACGAGCGACACCTTCCCCATTGGCGGCAAGCGGGTGCTACATACTTCGTAACTTTTCGACTGGCCGATTCGTTGCCTCAGTCGAACCTGCATTTGCTCAAACAACTCCGCTCCGATTGGGAGCGAACACATCCACCGCCTCGGAGCGAAAAAGATTGGACCGAGTATGCGCGAGAGGTGACTACCTCAGTAGAACATTGGCTCGATGAAGGGTATGGCGTATGTCACTTCCGCAATAAGCGTTGGTGTGAAGAGTTGCGATCTCGACTCCATCACTTCCAAGACCAGCGCTATCAACTCTCGTGCTGGGCGATTCTACCGAACCATTGCCACGCGATCCTACGACCTTTCGAGGGATACTCACTCGAAGACCTCGTGGGTTCGCTCAAGGGGGTGGCGGCCCGGAATATCAATTCCGTCTTGGGATTGAGCGGACAACTTTGGCAGGAAGAGAGTTTCGATCGTATCCTTCGCGACGAAGAACATTTGTGGCGTGTCGTCCAGTACATCGGTGCCAATCCACGAAAAGCAGGGTTGGAAAATGAAAATGCCTGGCGTCGTTGGATCCATCCGGATTGGGAAGCAGCCGGCTGGGGATTTCAAGACTCGTAG
- a CDS encoding trypsin-like peptidase domain-containing protein gives MPERFPFSYEPIVARILFSSLTCFSIFVSCPVLLSRAEQWTDSSGNHTVEAEFVSFENGTVVLRDNSAKEIKVPYEKFNKASQILVDSLVNRRDEKDLDRKPMLIGGADELESIAKEKRKAVDALELYEVFVNLPQLDEHEKAHAESRIDVWRQRANEELWRWGNRWVPIETIRENIEDEDRLIQEAHRLIEIGNETMARERFEEASKKNPESIRGDFYLGILHALIGKDSKSARECFNKCVKRLESYQDNTSGIQRANLIAALNNRAICYARMGKHSQAMRDWDLAIEMEPMTPELVQNLGYYARLAGLLTNWGVSSNTARRISEQYAAVTVANQSNAFAAGVGWLFIPFIDTPKFSALEEIELPDNENIDQDRMEFVKLAEENEFRIAGWASAVAVDQDYLLTSKDYIKDAYGLWVSDEGNVRKDLPGRIVAVSNDYDLALIRFNGLNARPLSLEKNEIRRADPFRIIGYPEPGLLGSEAQIFNGVVMDINNSRAAHDQGYVTRLVYDSPLNRGCVGAPLLNDQGRIIGIDVGESDLAQIAGGRRCGISSGNIRSFLSTTSREYAALEQGDPNGIVDIQEANLDSSVFQIALVCRAPRLSWSERISKIRGVTSKQGWNAFEDPWCAICNGIGELPCRGRGCNGGQVAHREQVVVGRFPATGKPILDWKRTFEKCDVCRGKGSLDCPHCSGKEHEPLLSIRDHN, from the coding sequence ATGCCTGAACGATTCCCCTTCTCTTACGAGCCAATAGTTGCTCGCATTCTTTTCTCTTCTCTAACTTGTTTTTCCATTTTCGTCAGTTGTCCTGTTCTTCTCTCAAGGGCAGAGCAATGGACAGACTCATCGGGCAATCACACTGTTGAGGCAGAATTTGTTTCCTTTGAAAATGGAACTGTTGTTCTCCGAGACAACTCCGCAAAAGAAATCAAAGTTCCTTACGAAAAATTCAATAAGGCTTCTCAGATACTGGTGGACTCTCTTGTCAACAGAAGAGATGAAAAGGACCTTGATCGTAAACCAATGCTCATTGGTGGAGCGGACGAACTCGAATCAATTGCTAAGGAGAAAAGAAAGGCCGTTGATGCCCTGGAATTGTATGAGGTCTTCGTAAACCTACCACAGTTAGATGAACATGAGAAAGCTCACGCCGAATCGCGTATTGACGTGTGGCGACAACGAGCGAACGAAGAACTTTGGCGTTGGGGGAATCGTTGGGTACCAATCGAAACAATTCGAGAAAACATCGAAGACGAAGATCGACTTATTCAAGAAGCTCACCGGTTGATCGAAATTGGCAATGAGACCATGGCGCGCGAGCGATTTGAAGAAGCCAGCAAGAAAAATCCAGAGAGTATTCGAGGAGACTTCTACCTTGGTATATTGCACGCATTAATTGGGAAAGACTCAAAGAGTGCGAGAGAATGTTTTAATAAGTGTGTTAAACGCCTAGAAAGCTACCAAGACAACACATCTGGCATTCAGAGGGCCAATCTAATCGCTGCCCTTAACAATCGAGCCATTTGTTATGCCAGAATGGGAAAACACAGTCAGGCGATGAGAGATTGGGATCTAGCGATAGAAATGGAACCCATGACTCCAGAATTAGTCCAAAATCTGGGATATTACGCCAGGCTTGCTGGGCTGCTAACAAACTGGGGAGTTTCCTCAAATACAGCTCGCAGGATTTCTGAACAATACGCTGCTGTTACTGTAGCCAACCAATCTAATGCCTTCGCAGCCGGCGTGGGTTGGCTATTCATTCCTTTTATAGATACTCCAAAATTCTCTGCTCTCGAAGAGATCGAATTACCTGACAACGAGAATATAGATCAGGATCGAATGGAATTTGTAAAGTTAGCTGAAGAAAATGAATTCCGCATCGCCGGGTGGGCTTCGGCAGTAGCAGTTGATCAAGATTATCTGCTGACGTCCAAGGATTACATCAAAGACGCATATGGACTGTGGGTCTCAGATGAAGGAAATGTTCGAAAGGACCTTCCCGGGCGGATCGTTGCAGTTTCCAACGACTATGACTTGGCATTGATTCGTTTCAATGGGCTTAATGCTCGCCCATTATCTCTAGAAAAGAATGAAATACGAAGGGCAGATCCTTTTCGGATTATTGGGTACCCAGAGCCAGGCTTACTAGGGAGTGAAGCCCAGATCTTTAATGGTGTAGTTATGGATATCAATAATTCCAGAGCGGCTCACGATCAAGGATACGTAACGCGATTAGTCTATGATTCACCTCTCAATCGTGGCTGCGTAGGTGCTCCACTACTGAATGATCAGGGCAGAATTATAGGAATCGATGTGGGCGAATCAGACTTAGCACAAATTGCAGGAGGGAGACGATGTGGAATTAGTTCAGGAAATATTCGTTCCTTTCTGTCAACCACTAGTAGGGAATATGCTGCTCTAGAACAGGGCGACCCCAATGGTATCGTGGACATTCAGGAGGCCAATCTCGATTCGAGTGTTTTTCAAATTGCTCTTGTTTGTCGCGCACCTCGGCTTAGTTGGTCTGAGAGAATTAGCAAGATTCGTGGTGTCACATCAAAGCAAGGTTGGAATGCATTTGAAGACCCTTGGTGTGCTATCTGCAATGGAATTGGAGAACTACCTTGCAGAGGTAGAGGGTGCAACGGTGGACAGGTTGCTCATAGAGAACAGGTCGTCGTCGGAAGATTTCCAGCAACAGGAAAACCAATTTTGGACTGGAAGAGGACGTTTGAAAAATGTGATGTCTGCAGAGGGAAGGGATCGCTTGATTGCCCGCATTGCAGTGGTAAGGAACATGAGCCGTTACTTTCAATAAGAGATCATAATTGA